TCTCCTGGTTCTTGAGCGCTGCGACACCGAGAAACTCGAGGTGACCCGGGTGGCGGGACACGCGGGTCGGCCGGAGCTAAGGCGGTGCCGCCGCCTCCTACCGAGGACGTGAGGGGTCCTCCTGAACTGTTGCACCAGGAGGTGTCGCGCTCCTCGAGGAATCTCCAGGATCTTCAGGTAACCTAGGCCGCCCGCCGTATTATTTGTCCAGCGGTAGGCAAAGCGTGTGGAAATCCAAGACGAGAAAGCGCAAGCGTTAGAGCTATAAGCCAGACGCACAAAGTAGGACGACACGGCTCGCGACCGATGGCACGGGGTATGAAAAGCGACGCGTGCGTCCTGACACCATTGATATGATGGCTCAAACGACTGCTTTGTTTGCACCGGTACGTGTTTTCAGTCGACGACTCCCCCGAGCAGGTGCTGGGTCGGGCGGAGTCACCTGTTTTGTTGGCGCTGCGACTGAAGTTTCCCTTGATCACACGACAAGTGGAGCGATCTCCACCGCACACACCGCAGCGGTCCTCCTGGCGGTCCGACGCGATCTCGCCGTCACAACCTACGTGCTGCCAGCAAAGGAGGAGGAATGCAGGTGAGGAAAGGGAGATGAGATGATGAGACGAGCAACCATCACCAGGAGCGTCACAAATAGGCACCTCGCACTCTCCTCGGACGCACACGCTGTAGGCGTCGTCGTAGGAGCACAGCGTCCCGTCGTGCACCGCTCTCTTCATGGAAACCAGGGCCCCCGTCTCGTTGGAGCGACAGAACAGGTTGCATCGCTCGTCAGCTGATGGAACGCAGCCGCCCAGAGACACGTCGAGCGAGACGGGAGGGAGGCAAAAAGCGTgcgtgcgagagagagagagagagagagagagagagagagagagagagagagagagagagagagagagagagagagagagagagagagagagagagagagagagagagagagagagagagagagagagagagagagagcgagagcgagagcgagagcgagagcgagagagagagagagagaaaggcgtCACGACTTGGCCAATGAGAGCGGGCGATATGGTGTGGCCAACAGATCACGAGCGGGACGTGGGGTCAGCGGGACATTTTGAGGGAGACATTTTCAGTCTGAGCAACCAAAAGTACATTTGCAAATGACTGCCTGATGACTTCAACatgtggcaggcaggcaggcaagctaaGCAGGCAAGCTAGGCATGCTCATCCAATTGTGTGCACATGTGCGTGTGTAGTTACGGTCGCTGTGTTCCACAGGCAGCcagtgatgtttttttccctGGTATTCCAAAGCGTGGTCCCAGGCGCTACACTGCTCCGCCCTGAAACACACCACGTGTCAAGTCATTCCAGGACATTGTTTCCCCGCCGCCATGCCGAGCCACTGCAGTGGGGTTGCTTCATCGATTCCTTACAAGTTACTACTTTCATTATAGGTCAGTCCAACTCATGACACTCAAGTCCCTGGTGGTCATGAAATCATTCCCGTCATTCAACAATTTACATTCCAAGGCACCCCGAGTCAATCCAGACGTCAAGCGGTTCCAGGTCAGCTCATGGAGTCGATAGCAATTACGTAAGCAAAGTCTTTTTTTCTCCGAGACGACCGCAGCAGCCGAGTTGCGCTCGAGTCAATACGGACACGGAGAAATGAGAGGGCTCGCCCCATCGAGTCGAGCACACGGCCGTTTGACTCTCCTCGCTCACCTGAAGTCAGTCGTGGGCGGACACTGCTTTTGTTGGTTGCACAGTTGGAACTCAAAAGAGTTTCCAAAGCAGACTCGCCCCCCGTTGGCCGGCCTGGACACAGCAACAGGAAGCGTCTACGTGTTcattcggtcggtcggtcggtcggtccccAGAGCCCTAGTGGCTCCACTAGGATTGGACTAAAAGTCAAGTAGGAATTCCTTTGAGATACCCAGCTCACCATACGGTGGGCGGTGCACCATACAGACCATCGGGAGTGATTCCCAACACAACCTCACTCACGCTGGACTATCGCAGCTCCTGGAGCGGATCCGGACGCCGCCCCCGCAGGTCCTGGAGCAGCCGGTGTAGGCGCTCCACGAGCTCCAGCCGCCGTCTTGTCTCAGGAGGTTAGCCGTCAGTGTGATACAGAAGCCTTTGAAGCAGTGCTGAGGAAGACGGACAGAGACGTGCGTCACGCAGACGGAGTCGTCGGGAGCGAGAGCAACGGCAGGGCGCCGGCCCAGCGGGGCGGGGCGCTGCGCTCGCTCACCATGCCGGGTCCGCACGGCGTCCCGTCCAGAGGCGGACCTTTCGTGGATCTGCAGAACAAAGGATGGTTGTAGTCGCTGCACCACAGCTGCTGGCAAGGCTGTGGGTTGGGATACTGAcggcaacaaacaaacaaacacaccagCATGGATCACCACTTAAGCATGGACCAgcaccctccctcctcctcctcagcagcaaaacaaacacaatgataCCAAAAGAAGTCAACAGAGACCTTGGAAAAAGGCGCAAATCAAGACTTACAGCGGTGCAACTTCCGTATCCTGGACCAAAATCAAAGTTGCACTGCTGCTCCATGGAGTACTCGAACCCTGGCAAAAGGGGCGGAGTCGGCCAATCAGGGCTGAACGGGTCGTCTCGGAGACAGTCGTACGTACTAACCGGGGAAAGACAAATACTTGTGACGTGGGGACGGAAGGAGACAAGAAATGGGAAAAAGGAACTCAACAGAAAGGGAGGACAAGTGGACAGGGAGCAGGCAAAATAAAGTGGCGGGCCGGCCGGTGAACGGCAAGTGGAAAGGAAGGGGACCAGAAAGGGACAGACGGCAAAAGTCTTACTGCAGGTACTTGTGCAGCTCGCTCCAGCTGCATCTGGACCAGTGGTAGCGGTAGAACGTGGCCTCCACTTGCGGCGACATGATGCTGCCCACGGACACGTCGTCGTCGCACTCGTTGGCTTCACCGTCGTGCTCCATTCCCAACCTGCGTGAGCGAGCGGCGACACGCTGCAGCAGCGAGGGCAAagcggcggcgggcgggcggacagaCGGGGCGTCGCCCTCGTTTTTGCGCTTGCGTCTTTGTGTGCCTCACACGTGTCCGATTTCATGCGCTGCCACGAAAGCTGACGAGAAACCGTCCTCGAAGACCAGAACGCAGCTCTGGTGCATCTTGCACATCCCTGTGACAGGAGCGTAGCCTGCGCACACGTAGCGCTACTATTAGCATAGGGAGCATTAGCGCCAGCAGCGCTCAAGCTTGTTTTAGCGCTTGCTTGGTCGTTGTAGGAGTGCTCACATAAGCATCATTCGTCTTCTGTTAGCAGTGTGCATTAGCACTGGCTCACTTTGTTGCCTCATATTAGCAAAGTAGGCTGGCGCTTAGCGCTAGGCAGTACCTAGCATGCCGGCGGGTCCAAACTCCCGTCTGCTCAGGTAGACCAGGTGGTCATGCTGCTGGTTGGGGTTTTGCTCCCTCTGCTGGATGTAAGACCAGCCGCACACGTTCTCCAGGCTTTTCTGGGCATTGCCCACCGAGATGAGCTCCTGGGACTAGAGGAATGACCTCTCAGTATCACAAGTATCCATGAGCCATCATATTTCTGGTACCTTGGACGGAGACAGCATGACGATTCGCACCAGAACAACGTTGATGTTGGCACCGAGAGACTGGTCTTGATAGATCTCGTTAACCTGCAACACATGGGTCCCAATGCTGAAGGATCTGCTTCCGCTTCCACTCAACTTCTAGAAGTATTACCTCAGAACGTTAGGCTAAAATCAGACATGGGGGACTTGATTTAAGGTGCTGATTTGAGGACCTACAGTCATTCATGACAGACTCCTCTTGACTTGGTCATCATAAGACAGGACTTGCAGACTTGCACCAGGCAACTTGACAGGTCTTGCCGTTGAGGAGCATTTTCACCATACCGTGGTGTGCGACATGTTGTGCTTTGAcaagaaatgttttattttgggaCCTGCTTTGTCACAACAACTCGGGACTTGGTTGAAGGTTACTGGTGACTGGAGACAAACTTTTGACGAGCACGTAGTGTATGTACGTGACTGGTGCGTCCACTTACGATGTTCATGAAGGTGAGGAGATATTTCTGGACCTGTTGTTGTCCGTGGAAAAGAAGTACAGAATAATCTACGGCGAGCAGGACCTGCGGAGTCGGCAGGTTGAGTCTTGGGACCGACAGGCCGCGAAGGAGCGTGACGTTCGTTACCTCTATGTTGAAAATATCTGCCTCTTTGAtgtagcgccgccgccgccgctgccgccagcCTGAGGCAGACTCGGACCTCGGCAGATCCGGGAAACCTAAGAGAGGTCCTGAAGACATCGTCAAAATGGTCAGCGAATGCCAAGGTGACATCGGATGCCGATGAAGAAGCAGTCTCCTGACCTCGCTGGAAGTCAGCGCTTTGATGGAGGCCCCGTCGGTCGGACTTGACGATAGCGGACGAGGGATAAACGATGTGCGGTCGTCCTCCTTCCCCGTCGTCAAGTCGGCCCTGGCCTGCCGGCCCCCCGCGATACAAGGGCTCAATGAAAAAGTCCGCTTCCCTCGTTCGAATCACCCCGGCCTGCCCACACGTACACGTGCACCATTGACGAGTGGAGTTTGACACGGGAACTACTGTACCCAAGGCAGAATTGAAGCAATTAAGAGCGTCCAATGATCTACTGACAATCTACTGAAGGCCATTTACTACAGAAGCAGTATCACTGAAGGTCTCACCAATAATGAAGATCAACTGCAGATCTCCAGATGATCTACGACGTGCTTCGTGGTTGACCAAAAGTGTACTGAGGGTATACTGAGCATTTATGTACTAAAGGTCCACTTGACTTGGGTTTTAGTTTGGAAGTGCAGAATTTACTGAAGAGCCCGAAAACACGGACGTCCTTGTGATCCGAAAAGTCTACTGCTATCCACTGAAGAGCTACTCTGCATCGACAAAAGGTGTAACAAAGCGCTTCCGAGGAGCTACTGGATGTCTTGAGATTTATCGCCCGAGAGCTACCGAGGCGCTACTAAATGTCCACTGGGGGTCTTGAGATCATCTAAACTGCAGATGCAGTGGGTGAAGGAATGCGGTTGTGGAGAACAGAACAGGATAAGATAAGATAAGATAGCATAACATAGCATAGGATAGgagcagagcagagcggagcggagcggatAGGAAGGTGTCGCGAGCAACGGGAAGTTTGCAAAGAAGACGGCTTTCCAAATAAGAGGGAGTGCGAGTACGAATGAAGTCCTTCCCGTGCGAGTGTTTGTGCAGCTCATTCCTTTCGACAAGTCTCATCTTTCCGCGACATCTGGATCCCATCACAGCTGCACTCTGAGCAGCCAGACATTGAAAAGGTCTCCGTGCGCAGCCCGCCAGTGTGCAAGCAGTGTGAAGGCAGTGTGCAGGCAGCGTGCAGGCAGCGTGCACGTGGCCGGCCGCTGCTGCTTTTTacagcctgcctccctccctccctccctcccacccatTCCTTACATCTTAGTTATCTGGCATTTTGACTCCATCGCTTCCCAGCCGAGGAACACACAAAATAGAATGCGTGCGTGGAGCCCACTCTTTACTGAAATGACCCAAatctttttttgtcactttggtCAAAGCCATGATTcgagcggccggccggccggccacagGTGGCTTCACTGATGGTTTGCTTGTCTGCCTGCTCGTGTCGAAATGAGTCCGTGAGATAAGTGCAACGTGGCGTCAGCTGGTGTATGATCGAGAGACAGATGAGCACCCCGCCGCGCTGGACTTGATAACTGAGCAGTCTGTCGAGTAACAGAATGTCATTGATGCCATGAGATGAGCGCCACTCACCAGTCCGTCGCAGTTGCTAAGGGCAACGCTCGAGTCCTCCATGTTGGACACGCCCCCCGTGTAGAGGCAGCCCGTGTCCCCGATTGGCTCCGAGCGCTTTGGTTCCGACTCCTGCCACCACTCCATGGTGGCGTGCGGGGCCACCAGGCGGAGGTTGGCACGCAGCCGCAGGTGCATCTCCTGTCCAAACACAGTCACGTTGTAGAAGAGCTCCGAGTCCGATGTCCATGGTGTCTCGCGCCGGGGGGCCTGTCTTTTGCTGCGCGGCGGCGGAGACTGGGCAGAGAGTGACACCGACAGGAAGCGGCCCAGCGAGTCGGTTCTGACTGGGCGAACCACGCTGAACTCGGACAAAACCTCATGGAGGGAATCTGAGAAAACAAATCCATCGCCTCAGGGAATGAGTacgtacttttttctttttatgagaAACACAATCCTTCACCTCATCGGTCGACGAAGACGCGTTCAAACGACAAACTTAATCAATCAATCCGCTCATTGGTAACTTTTCCAGCTGTCACAGACACACTTTCCAGCACGTGATTTGCGGCATGGAAACTTGTTGGAACGCTACGATGATTCCATCTTGGTTCTTATTAGAGCAGATTGGGGACGCCACTGATGGAAATTGTTATGCGCTGGAAACAGGACAACCGACGACCAACTCCATCCACGTAATAGCATACGATACTAATTCCATAGGCTGTGCTGTATGATGAACCTGATCTAAAGATCTTGGAAATAGTTgaagctattaaaaaaaataaaataacgcaTCCTCTAGGGCCTCGTCAGACTTTTCAAGTTCACGACAGAAGATACTGCAGCACACGTTTAACATCATTTTTATGACATCATCCGCCAATCAGTACACATATTGGCACGAATGAATGAACCAAGCACAAAAGTTCTATACGCTCGCTCAGTCAAGTATATTCTATCGTCGTGTCAAATGGAGGCGTCAAGTACGTTCAATGACAATATTAGCAGTTCTGCTGCTAGTATTTGCGGTTACCTGTGCTGCGAGTGCTGACGGGAGAGACGCCCACAAATACAACGAACACCGCGCACACTAGCAAGTCCATGTCTTCATGTCTTCATATCTTCTCGGCTTCGTGCGTTCATATCTTCATGTACTGGCGTCTCGGCTGACTCTCGCTGTGTGTGCGtgaagatgtgtgtgtgcgtgcgctcaCGCGACAGTCGAGTCCTCCTGACTCCACCCACGCACTCGTGTGTGCGAGAGCTTCGAGAGAGAGTCAGTGTCTTCGTACGGCCGGCCACGCAGTCAAAGTTAGCGAGAACCAACACAGTAACGTGATAAAATAACTTTGtgcacatggaatttgcactgcgGCCAATCGGAGCAGCTCGAGCTGGATGATGTCATCGATAGTCACGGCCTCCACAGTGGGGGGGGCAGAGGAGTTCAAGGAAGACGAGGAGAGGAGGAAGTTGAGGAGTCGTAGAAAAAGAAGGAGAGGACAAAGTagaagaagagaagaaaaaagaaaggggaggtgaAAGTAGAGTGgctggagaggaagaggaggtggaTGATCATGATGGTGACCAGGAGCGTCGCGTTTCTGCCATCCAGGAGACAAAGGCCGAGACTCTAGCGTAAACGCCgggtcgttcgggccgaccgcaaCCCATCCCAAAGGACGTGACACCTGTCAGAGACCCATCGATCGCACAGTTAACTTGATTCCAAGCGTAAGTTGAGAAACAGAAAACCAAAAACAGACCAATCAGAGTCCAGTGTCCTTCCTCCTCACACATAAGCGGGCCGCCAGAGTCGCCCTGTGTGAAGAAGTCACACATCTTGTCAAGTGTCTTGCGGGCAGGTTTCGGGTGGATGGTGATCACCTGACACGAGTCCACTCCGCCCTCTGGGAAGCCCGCGCACAGCATTTTGGACGTGATGGTGTACTCGGGCAAGGCGCGCTGGCACGAGACCTGGCTCACCAGGGGAACCTTGGCCTCCTGCAGAATGTCTGGAAGAGAACCTGtgcaacagacacacacatgtagACAAACAGGTAGCAAGACAGACAGGCGGACAGATAGACAGGTGACGGACCCTCCTCAGCCTGCCTCCCCCATCCGGCAATCCAACATTTCTTTTCAGCTGTCAACTCTCCAGCGTTTTCAGGCAAACACACTGGCTGGATCAGATCTGTGCACAAACAAACGCATGCAcgtacgcacgcgcacgcacacacacagattcaGAATGTGCGTGTGCGATTTCTCGGAACAGGATGCAGGCGGGCGTGTCAAAATACTACCAGTGAAGTTGGCGGGCGTGCTCAGGTGCATCATGGCAATGTCGGCCTCTTTGCTGACTCTGTTGTAGTGCGGGTTGATGATCACGGCATCAATTTGGAACGAGTGCACGGCACCGGCCTGGCTCTGAGCCCGAAGACCCAACTTGGCCGACCAGCGGCCCAGTGGGCGCTCCTTCCTGCCAAAGACGCGGCGTCGTCAGCTCCACCGTACCGTACCGTCACACCTGGCTACGGTCAGCTCGGCGCTCTCACCCACCCGTACACGCAGTGGGCGGCAGTCAGCAGCCAACGGCGACCGAGCAAAGCGGCACCGCACACGTGGCGACCGTTCCAGTGCAGCGACACCATCCACGGCCACGCCCCTTTGGCGGCGTCCGACCCACCCACCACTCGGACCTCCCCttatttgaaaaaacaaaacaaaaaacagcaaaCGCTAAATCAGGTTGGAAATAGCAACAGCGTAAGAAGGGTgaagtgtgggtgtgtgtgtgtgttttttgttttttttttttcccccggaaGGAAGAAACACAAATACTACGTATGTGACTTTGCAAATGTTCACTGCAGTTTCCCGCTCTTACCATCTGCCGATTGGTCGACAGTGTCGCTGGTGACGAGACGAAGGCCGCATGCTGAAAAAAAAGGCGACAAGTGCAATGCGCCGCGAGTGACTTAGATGAAGGCTGGCGACTTACTCACGCTGATTGTCACAGCGGAGGGAAACCACGCGGTGGCTCACGCAACGCTCGCTGCAAAACCAAAAACAATCGACTCCGGTTGGAAATGACGTCAAGCGTTCGTTGACGCGTTTGACAAAGACGCACTCTCCCAAGTCCTTGCGTACCTCACGCTGGATTCCAGACTTCCGTTAGCGGTGACCTCGACGCTGGCGAAAGGTGAATCTCCCGGCACGGCGGGCAGCAGCGTGGACACCCCCGACCTGGACGACGGCTATGGGTAGTCAACTTGTATTTGCAGTGACAAATCGGAGCCTTGACTTGGTCTTCCTGTGTCCCAGGtgctgactgacttgactgggtAGCGTCCCAATTAGCGCTGTATCCCAAGTACTGACAGGTCAGGTCCTACCAGTACTCCAGATTGGTCGCTACGTATCGGTCAGGTCCAGGTCAGGTAGTTCCGAAAAATAGTATCAATCGAGAAATACATAAATCGAAGAAATAATTCAACTCAAGTCGCCTTTGAATCCCCTGCATCTTACTCAAGTAGTCAAGCTGTATCCGAGGCGCTGACCGCTCAGGTGCTACAGTCTACCTGTATCCCAAGTACTGACAGATGAAGACAGACAGGCGCGGGGTCCAGGTGTCTCCGCACACCGCGTACTGAGAGGAGGCCATCTGAAAGCGGAGACGACCGGAGGCGTCCTCCTGCAACACGACTGAAAGCGCTCGTCTGCGTCAAGTACATTTTGCTCGACGTGACCGAGTCCCGCTTTGCGTGATCCGGGATGTCCTCACCACAGTTGGCTTCGTCGGAAGCGTCGGCGCAGTCCACCCTCCCGTCGCACTGACGCTTTCCATGGATACAGCTGCCCGTGTCACATTGGAACTGCTCCGCGGCGCACGGTTCTGCTTCGGCCACACGAGCACACGTACGGACATGCGGCGGCGCGTCTCCGCAACTTCATGTCGGTGGCGGCGGACCTCACCTGAAGACCCCAGGCCAACCCCGGAGGTAAAGTTGGCTTTGAATCCCCGTCCGTTACCCGAGCTGTCCGTGAAGAACCAGACGGTCACCCGATTGCGTGTTGAGAACAAGTCTCGGGCGGCGCCGCCGCTCCCCGTGAGAACGGCTACGCGAAGCAAGGGGACAGAGCGCACATCTTGATATTAGGAATTAGCCGTACAGTCAGTCCATTGCCGTCTCCTCACTAGCGTGTAGGAGAGAGCCGCATCCTGGAAGCATTCCCACTTCATTTCTTCAGTTAGGCCAACGTGCCACCCTAGTCGTGAGACGTACGAGACTCACCCAGTAAGGTAGAGTTAGGCCCCACCCCGTCACGCAGCTCCACTACGTCGTAGTTGTCTTCGACATCAAAGTCTAGGAAGTGGACGTGGATGTTTCGACCTGGCAGAGCGTGGAGCGTCCACACGCCTGCGGGAGTAAAGGATGACCACGGCAGACGTCAGGCCGCTTTGATCAACAATCAATCAACAAAGCCGGCCGAGAATTCTCACAGCGAGCTCCGTTCCCGTAGGCTTGCGGGTAATTTGGTGAACTGAAGGTGGAGTTTGGCTCCCACACGTCAAAAGGACCGCCGCAGTCAGCTGACGTTAGAACGAACCAGACAAGAGAGGGCagagtcgctcgctcgctcggcgtAGCAATTACGGCCCGGGAGAGTGGGCGCGGTGCTTACCCGACACGGTGGGGACAGGTGCCGGAGTGGGCACTAAGGTGGGTTCCGGAGGGGCGGGCCCGCAAGGCTGGGGCATCAAAGTGATGTCATCCAACGCAATGTCATTTCTCATCCCGCCTTTCTTCAGAGCTTCAAACACAATCTGCACACATCGATTGGAGTCGGGTCAGTCTGAAACCAGTTGGGGGTCACGATCGAAGCAGCTCGAAAGCACTCGGAAAGAAGTCGCCAATCCATTTGGGAAAAACAGCTTCTTATTCGTTTGAACTCAGTTGGAATTCTCCTTCAAATCAATGAAAATCATTAGGAGTATAAGCAGAGCTAAATCACTTTTGTTGAATCAGTCTGAATTGTAGTTTGAAGTCTTTAAATGGGTTAAAGGCGATTTAAAAATCAGCTTTTGAAATTATTTGGAAAATTCAGTCAAGTCTATTTTGATATCAGGCTTCAAATCAGTTTGAGTCACTTGATCCACCTGAGTGTCAGTGGTAGAGTTGAGGAGCACTTGTCCGTAGTTCCAGTGGTCACCATAGTTCCCGTCCCTGCGGAATACCACCGCGTCCACGCCGCCTGAATATGCGTCACGTAGCGACAGTTGAAGACGGTGGACGTCTTCCCCAAACATGTGATACCTTCAAATCAGCCCACACCGCCCAAAAGAGGCGTACGCACGAATTGAGTTTTACACCCGTCAACCATTTCCTTGTTAGTTTGTGCCATTTACCAAAAGCCAAGGCACATTGTCTGATTGGGCCCAGTTAGAGGCAGGCTGTAGATCCTGAAAGTCTTCAGCCATTGGCCAGGACTCAGAGGGGTGATCAAGTAGAAACCTGAGTCAGCAAACACGCGATTAGAACTAGGCTAATACCATGCTAACGCGGCGCAAAGATGCCAACTCGGGACCTTACCGAGACCCGATAAAAGAGCTGATCAAGGGCCTCTCTCTACCTGATTCTATTTCTGATCCCAAAATGTATGTATGTGGCGCCAAATCCAAGACCTTAACCCTATGACCTTAAGATCTGACCAGGACCTGTCATGATCTAATAGCCGTTCTAGGACATGGGCCGATACCTGATTCAAGACCACAGCGGCACCTGACCGAAACTTGATGAAAGATACAATCGAGGAAGCCATCCTGCAAACTGACTCGAGAAGCTGATATCGTACCTGATCTGAAACCTGACCAGGACTTGATCTCGGTCTGATCAAGAGCACTCACCCGACCCGTTTCCTAGCGTGTGATCTATGCTTGGGCCACTGAGCGGCGGAAATGTGGCGCCTCTGCTCCGAAGCCAGTCACCGTCGTCTTCGTGTTCCTGCCTCCAGAAGCAAAAGCCGTGCTCAAATGTGCAGGAAAGCTTCTCCGAATCTgaaaaacagcagcagcaacaacaacaacatactaACACTGCTTTTGCCACGGTGGCTCAGAGGTACGTAGCGGTGTGAGCACCTGACAGTTTCGAGAGGTCGCTGGCACGGAAGGTGGCGTTGAATCCCGACGCATCTTCCAAATTGTCTGAGAAAAACTCAATCGTGGATCGGGCCGTCAGAAGCCACACAGTCTCGGGAGGGGTGGAGCCCGAGAGCTCGGCTGCAATTGAAGAATGAATGATATCAATTCGGGACCGGTTCTTTCTCAACTGGACGTGAGTCAAGATCCGATATAGGACCGGGCCAGGAGCTTGGGCGAGGGCATGCCCTCGACCAGATCGAGCTAGACCTAATTCAAGTCTTGACCAGGACCTTACTCTGATCCATAACTTGATCCAAATCTTCTGCCTTTTGACCTGATCAAGGACCTAAAACATGACTTGATAGGAATCTTAACCTGGATCGGATCGAGAACCTGACCCAAGACCTGACTAGGTACTGCTGTAGGGCCTCCTGACCTGCCATCTTCTTCTCGGGACCAAGCCCTTCGTAAAGTCTCACGATATGGACATTTTCTCGGTTTTCAAACTTGTGGAAGTTGACCCGAACAGAAAATCCCCTTTGGACCCTGAaggaaacaataaaaaaaacaaaaacacacacacccaaaaacaaaaaaaaacatttacggttagggttaggcaatGATTGTCTGCTAACCAATTGTGGAAAGTTTCCAAAGCCTGCTTTTTGGACCTGATGATCCAGCGACAGAAGCTGCTGTTTGCGGAAGAGGCAAACCATCCCGTTGGGCCGTGCAGTGCGAACTGTCCGTCACAGGTCGTTGCTACGGAAACAGTACGACGAGCTTGTCGCAACGACAAAATCTTAAGACTTAAGCGAGGTGGAAGGTAAGGCACCGACCGCAGCGAGCGGCGTCTTCGTCGGAAGCGTCGGCGCAGTCGTCGATGCCGTCGCACAGCCGGTCAACGTGGACGCACGTGGACGAGCGTTCGCAGGAAGTGTGGGACGGGGGACACGTGACTGGATGCACCTCCGCCTCTGGTAACACGCGCACGTGCCTCTCGTTAGCCGACGACAGAAATCAATACGAGTAATCATAAAAAGTGGCGTAATTGCCGGTCGATGcctcaagatggcagcaaagcaacCCCTCGATTCACAACACGCACCAAAATGGCGCCGCACAAGGGCGGCAAATTCCC
The nucleotide sequence above comes from Syngnathus scovelli strain Florida chromosome 15, RoL_Ssco_1.2, whole genome shotgun sequence. Encoded proteins:
- the LOC125981959 gene encoding A disintegrin and metalloproteinase with thrombospondin motifs 2 isoform X2 gives rise to the protein MDLLVCAVFVVFVGVSPVSTRSTDSLHEVLSEFSVVRPVRTDSLGRFLSVSLSAQSPPPRSKRQAPRRETPWTSDSELFYNVTVFGQEMHLRLRANLRLVAPHATMEWWQESEPKRSEPIGDTGCLYTGGVSNMEDSSVALSNCDGLAGVIRTREADFFIEPLYRGGPAGQGRLDDGEGGRPHIVYPSSAIVKSDRRGLHQSADFQRGPLLGFPDLPRSESASGWRQRRRRRYIKEADIFNIEVLLAVDYSVLLFHGQQQVQKYLLTFMNIVNEIYQDQSLGANINVVLVRIVMLSPSKSQELISVGNAQKSLENVCGWSYIQQREQNPNQQHDHLVYLSRREFGPAGMLGYAPVTGMCKMHQSCVLVFEDGFSSAFVAAHEIGHVLGMEHDGEANECDDDVSVGSIMSPQVEATFYRYHWSRCSWSELHKYLHTYDCLRDDPFSPDWPTPPLLPGFEYSMEQQCNFDFGPGYGSCTAYPNPQPCQQLWCSDYNHPLFCRSTKGPPLDGTPCGPGMHCFKGFCITLTANLLRQDGGWSSWSAYTGCSRTCGGGVRIRSRSCDSPAAEQCSAWDHALEYQGKKHHWLPVEHSDPDERCNLFCRSNETGALVSMKRAVHDGTLCSYDDAYSVCVRGECEHVGCDGEIASDRQEDRCGVCGGDRSTCRVIKGNFSRSANKTGYLKILEIPRGARHLLVQQFRRTPHVLALKNQESGRLFLNGEGAEPTSRTLVEMGVAWQYTHSTVQEAVRTEGPLKYGVVILLRSHGDAKVTVSYKFVIQDHLRSSLESNLVQEDAIFYEWALKQWSVCSKSCGGGKQYTRFGCRRKADGVMVQRTFCSNISKPRAITRSCNLDVCSPPRWMTGGWEACSASCGLSGWQRRWVGCQLVSVGGRRLSVNSELCQDRRPDAKRPCNRFLCPAVWRAGPWTPCSVTCGDGTQERRVACVRPEGSPEGSLEGSSEGSPEGSSGDCGSLVPPIANRTCRAPPCGGDPKSFMVQWLSRSNTDGAPAKTASRQRCRGDRSAFCRMESLSRYCANVAYRQMCCKSCGNFSMSTSVMPQPSSSPTSSAWTMTPSPSTTDFIYVDYDDEEYAASRDAAEMATPTPVPLVFLTEPTPTVATVTSVATATAAGQMSLTPPLRTTDDVITAGGKSPSADERWSPFPPTSPKMAKDSGGEVTYGIVGLDGDGTRASQSRFVPRGRPIRERTQNKRIQELLNEKLQWPGRRQKHGAL
- the LOC125981959 gene encoding A disintegrin and metalloproteinase with thrombospondin motifs 2 isoform X1 codes for the protein MDLLVCAVFVVFVGVSPVSTRSTDSLHEVLSEFSVVRPVRTDSLGRFLSVSLSAQSPPPRSKRQAPRRETPWTSDSELFYNVTVFGQEMHLRLRANLRLVAPHATMEWWQESEPKRSEPIGDTGCLYTGGVSNMEDSSVALSNCDGLAGVIRTREADFFIEPLYRGGPAGQGRLDDGEGGRPHIVYPSSAIVKSDRRGLHQSADFQRGPLLGFPDLPRSESASGWRQRRRRRYIKEADIFNIEVLLAVDYSVLLFHGQQQVQKYLLTFMNIVNEIYQDQSLGANINVVLVRIVMLSPSKSQELISVGNAQKSLENVCGWSYIQQREQNPNQQHDHLVYLSRREFGPAGMLGYAPVTGMCKMHQSCVLVFEDGFSSAFVAAHEIGHVLGMEHDGEANECDDDVSVGSIMSPQVEATFYRYHWSRCSWSELHKYLHTYDCLRDDPFSPDWPTPPLLPGFEYSMEQQCNFDFGPGYGSCTAYPNPQPCQQLWCSDYNHPLFCRSTKGPPLDGTPCGPGMHCFKGFCITLTANLLRQDGGWSSWSAYTGCSRTCGGGVRIRSRSCDSPAPANGGRVCFGNSFEFQLCNQQKQCPPTTDFRAEQCSAWDHALEYQGKKHHWLPVEHSDPDERCNLFCRSNETGALVSMKRAVHDGTLCSYDDAYSVCVRGECEHVGCDGEIASDRQEDRCGVCGGDRSTCRVIKGNFSRSANKTGYLKILEIPRGARHLLVQQFRRTPHVLALKNQESGRLFLNGEGAEPTSRTLVEMGVAWQYTHSTVQEAVRTEGPLKYGVVILLRSHGDAKVTVSYKFVIQDHLRSSLESNLVQEDAIFYEWALKQWSVCSKSCGGGKQYTRFGCRRKADGVMVQRTFCSNISKPRAITRSCNLDVCSPPRWMTGGWEACSASCGLSGWQRRWVGCQLVSVGGRRLSVNSELCQDRRPDAKRPCNRFLCPAVWRAGPWTPCSVTCGDGTQERRVACVRPEGSPEGSLEGSSEGSPEGSSGDCGSLVPPIANRTCRAPPCGGDPKSFMVQWLSRSNTDGAPAKTASRQRCRGDRSAFCRMESLSRYCANVAYRQMCCKSCGNFSMSTSVMPQPSSSPTSSAWTMTPSPSTTDFIYVDYDDEEYAASRDAAEMATPTPVPLVFLTEPTPTVATVTSVATATAAGQMSLTPPLRTTDDVITAGGKSPSADERWSPFPPTSPKMAKDSGGEVTYGIVGLDGDGTRASQSRFVPRGRPIRERTQNKRIQELLNEKLQWPGRRQKHGAL